A single region of the Pseudothermotoga sp. genome encodes:
- a CDS encoding ABC transporter permease has translation MLKEAFRSISHNKLRAALSMIGIIIGVAAVIGVVSVAEGTSRSIRQTLTAIGSNLILISPGFTRGGGGRTAIALTEVLEKEDADKIAQACPSVLHVTPVQQGNFVVQYERQNAMATVLASRSVLFNMLNIKLAQGSFFDESDERGRRRVAVIGKEVADQLFPDGNALGQTIRITSGSMRQSYVVVGVLEKSGNLLFLNPDRSILVPFSSAENRLFRRKNVSMIVAQAVSETLAAQAVSEIDSILFEKFQNEERYRIISQDALLETVNQTMTMLSFMLGSIAGISLLVGGIGIMNIMLVTVTERTREIGVRKAIGASRRHILIQFLLESIVLTFVAGLLGIAAGFGLSKLIASVGSIRTVVTPTVVFIAVSVSVLVGLFFGVWPAVRASKLNPVEALRYE, from the coding sequence ATGCTGAAAGAAGCCTTTCGCTCGATTTCCCACAACAAGCTTCGTGCGGCTCTTTCTATGATTGGGATAATCATAGGCGTTGCAGCGGTTATAGGTGTTGTCTCCGTCGCCGAGGGTACGAGCAGAAGTATCAGGCAAACCTTGACTGCTATAGGTTCGAATTTGATACTGATCTCACCTGGTTTCACCAGAGGTGGCGGTGGAAGGACTGCGATCGCATTGACTGAGGTTTTGGAAAAGGAAGATGCTGATAAAATAGCTCAAGCATGCCCTTCGGTGCTACACGTTACTCCCGTTCAACAAGGAAACTTTGTTGTACAGTACGAGAGGCAAAACGCTATGGCAACAGTATTGGCTTCAAGGTCAGTTCTGTTCAACATGTTGAATATAAAACTTGCTCAAGGAAGTTTCTTCGATGAATCGGATGAAAGGGGCAGACGTCGCGTCGCGGTGATAGGCAAAGAAGTGGCTGACCAATTGTTCCCAGATGGAAATGCGCTGGGTCAAACGATAAGAATTACAAGTGGTTCAATGAGACAGTCTTACGTTGTTGTTGGTGTGCTCGAAAAGAGTGGAAATCTTCTGTTCCTGAATCCAGACAGATCCATTTTGGTTCCTTTTTCATCCGCTGAAAATAGGCTATTCAGACGGAAAAACGTTTCCATGATAGTCGCACAGGCAGTTTCGGAAACCTTGGCGGCACAAGCAGTTTCAGAGATAGATTCAATTCTCTTTGAGAAATTCCAGAATGAAGAGAGATACCGCATAATCAGTCAAGATGCATTGCTCGAGACTGTGAATCAAACTATGACGATGTTGAGTTTTATGCTCGGTAGTATTGCAGGCATCTCTTTACTCGTTGGCGGGATCGGTATCATGAACATAATGTTGGTCACCGTTACCGAGAGAACGAGAGAAATAGGTGTGAGAAAAGCAATAGGTGCTAGCAGAAGGCACATATTAATTCAGTTCTTGCTCGAATCGATCGTATTAACCTTTGTTGCAGGCTTGCTCGGCATTGCGGCGGGTTTTGGCCTTTCCAAGCTGATCGCGAGTGTGGGTTCCATTCGAACCGTTGTGACCCCAACGGTAGTCTTCATAGCGGTTTCTGTTTCGGTGCTCGTAGGATTGTTTTTTGGCGTATGGCCAGCTGTGAGGGCTTCGAAACTCAATCCTGTGGAAGCCCTCAGATACGAATGA
- a CDS encoding DUF3242 domain-containing protein, which yields MKKIFLVFFILSVLNGCTIRIVEVPPRAYSLESAVKIVQGKYVLVHTDIFDNYEGIDARGTVAIYRDNKGQMFLFYGLKRFDGSSKNLWKSIVKKYGVWNFGIYIDLPSFGYYSTKKGGKTITAWWKDVWLFVVESSENSKGFVRDVMNAFAEVGGVLR from the coding sequence GTGAAGAAAATCTTTTTAGTTTTCTTCATTCTCTCAGTTCTTAACGGTTGTACGATCAGGATCGTAGAAGTTCCGCCGCGTGCCTATTCGCTCGAATCTGCGGTGAAAATTGTTCAGGGCAAATACGTCCTGGTTCATACCGATATTTTTGACAACTATGAAGGGATCGATGCGAGAGGAACTGTGGCGATTTATCGTGATAATAAAGGGCAGATGTTTTTGTTTTACGGTCTCAAGAGGTTTGATGGTTCTTCAAAGAATCTGTGGAAGTCTATAGTGAAGAAGTATGGTGTATGGAATTTCGGAATTTATATAGATCTTCCATCTTTCGGTTATTACAGCACCAAAAAGGGAGGTAAGACCATTACTGCTTGGTGGAAGGACGTTTGGCTGTTCGTCGTTGAGTCGAGTGAAAATTCAAAAGGTTTCGTGAGGGACGTCATGAACGCCTTTGCAGAGGTGGGGGGTGTGTTGAGATGA
- a CDS encoding glycerophosphodiester phosphodiesterase, whose amino-acid sequence MILLAHRGYSARYPENTLIAFKKALELGANGVELDLRSTKDDKVVVIHDEDLKRLCGVDVKVSDLTLEELKGYAVSGERIPSFEEVLTMFDQKHILNAEIKEARVAQKALQLIDEFHLTKSVVVSSFDHELIVRLIKQRPDMKFGFLVGEELRYDPIELIEKLLQYRPYSMHLPHQLFDYPILSNRIIKLVKDLGVKVYVWTLDDINKYHRIKYHIDAVITNEVELFVNELRKS is encoded by the coding sequence ATGATTTTGTTAGCTCATAGAGGTTACTCAGCGCGTTATCCAGAGAACACCCTCATCGCATTCAAAAAAGCCCTCGAGCTTGGAGCAAACGGCGTCGAGTTGGATTTGAGGAGCACAAAAGATGACAAAGTCGTGGTGATTCATGACGAAGATCTAAAAAGATTGTGTGGTGTGGATGTGAAGGTCTCGGATTTAACGCTGGAAGAGCTCAAAGGTTATGCGGTGAGTGGTGAAAGAATTCCATCTTTTGAAGAAGTACTTACCATGTTCGATCAGAAACACATCTTGAACGCAGAGATCAAAGAAGCAAGGGTTGCCCAGAAAGCTTTACAGCTCATCGATGAGTTTCATCTTACAAAGAGTGTGGTTGTCTCTTCGTTCGATCACGAACTGATAGTTCGATTGATAAAACAAAGGCCAGATATGAAGTTTGGTTTCCTCGTTGGTGAAGAGTTGAGGTATGATCCAATTGAATTGATAGAAAAACTCTTGCAATACAGACCATATTCAATGCATTTACCACACCAGCTCTTCGATTATCCAATCTTGTCGAACAGGATAATCAAACTTGTCAAGGATCTAGGCGTAAAGGTCTATGTCTGGACATTGGATGATATCAACAAATATCATCGTATAAAGTACCACATAGACGCAGTGATAACCAACGAAGTCGAGCTCTTTGTGAATGAGCTGAGGAAGTCGTGA
- a CDS encoding MFS transporter gives MTRSKLVPLLVEFLVYALLACMTLLSQYFVHIDLPPSFVGILMALPSINALWANQLYFLMTYKTNLKRVVFLSTVAGIVSLWLLFISRNPLPIFVFCFLLMLSQGGLVPLLESSLIELASRSNFPYGKIRLFGTLGYAITAFFAGSFMSKNFIVLFVVYSILFFLTEFTVQKSELSIEFHRRPSVHTIDKRFFVLFLIVTLSVGFNLFNTVFLPVLVRSKRFHPTSVGLSLSLMALSELPFLLLADRVVKKVGELKLLFSAIFVVGLRLALASMVKNESQLILIQLLHGWTYIVIYYTTLFLMRKNLSVQTLQSMQIVFWTSLQGIGPLMGSSIGGLVIENLGAETTYLIFGVFAMSLTSFGWYFKKTLSETGG, from the coding sequence ATGACACGATCGAAGCTTGTACCTCTACTGGTCGAGTTTTTAGTTTATGCACTTCTCGCATGCATGACTCTGTTGAGTCAATATTTTGTACACATTGATCTTCCACCATCTTTCGTGGGCATTTTGATGGCTTTACCATCTATCAACGCACTTTGGGCGAATCAGCTTTATTTTCTGATGACGTACAAGACTAATCTCAAACGAGTTGTTTTTCTCTCAACAGTAGCTGGTATTGTTTCACTTTGGCTACTTTTTATTTCGAGAAATCCCTTGCCAATATTCGTTTTTTGCTTTTTGTTGATGCTCTCTCAAGGTGGTTTGGTTCCGTTGTTGGAATCTTCGTTGATCGAGCTGGCTAGTCGTTCCAATTTTCCCTATGGAAAGATCAGACTTTTCGGCACTCTAGGTTATGCAATAACAGCCTTTTTCGCCGGTAGTTTCATGTCCAAGAACTTCATTGTGTTGTTCGTGGTTTATTCGATCTTGTTCTTTTTGACCGAATTTACTGTGCAAAAGAGTGAGCTCAGTATAGAATTCCATCGGAGACCGTCAGTACATACGATCGACAAAAGGTTTTTCGTTCTCTTTCTGATCGTGACATTGTCAGTTGGTTTTAACCTTTTCAACACAGTTTTCTTGCCGGTTCTCGTTAGATCCAAGCGATTCCACCCAACGAGCGTCGGTTTGAGCTTATCACTCATGGCGTTGAGTGAGCTTCCTTTTCTTTTGCTCGCCGATCGCGTAGTGAAGAAAGTGGGGGAACTCAAGTTGCTGTTCAGTGCCATTTTCGTTGTGGGTTTGAGGTTAGCGTTGGCTTCGATGGTGAAGAACGAATCTCAGTTGATCTTGATACAACTGCTTCATGGTTGGACATACATAGTGATCTATTACACAACGTTGTTTTTGATGAGAAAAAATCTTTCAGTACAAACACTCCAGAGCATGCAGATAGTTTTTTGGACATCGTTACAAGGTATAGGACCTCTGATGGGCTCGAGCATCGGAGGTTTAGTGATAGAGAATCTAGGAGCAGAAACTACTTACTTGATCTTTGGCGTATTTGCCATGTCACTGACTAGTTTTGGCTGGTATTTCAAAAAAACGCTTTCTGAAACGGGGGGTTAA
- the murB gene encoding UDP-N-acetylmuramate dehydrogenase — translation MCQRLIDEPLSLHTSFRIGGPARLFLVPQSIQQLVCALTLFPGAKLLGKGTNVLPPDEGVDVVINTLGLDRFYFDNDSLVSEAGAQLSKLCIEAAERGLSGLEFAYGIPGTIGGAVYMNAGAYGGQICDVIDWVEFFDGERVMLASRDQLYFSYRDSVFKRNGWVVLRVCLRMVKSDSKLIRSRMEQIMRKRIETQPLDLPSAGSFFKRPKPNFYVGKAIEELGLKGYRIGDAQISTKHAGFIVNLGSATAKDVLTLAEVVKRLVQEKFNVTLEPEVDVW, via the coding sequence ATGTGCCAACGTTTGATCGATGAACCTTTAAGTCTCCATACCAGCTTCAGGATAGGAGGTCCAGCAAGATTGTTTCTGGTACCGCAGTCGATCCAGCAACTTGTCTGTGCTTTAACTCTCTTTCCGGGTGCGAAATTGCTGGGGAAGGGTACGAACGTTTTACCACCAGATGAAGGTGTAGATGTAGTGATCAATACTTTGGGTCTGGATAGGTTCTACTTTGATAATGATTCGTTGGTGAGTGAGGCTGGCGCTCAGCTCAGCAAACTTTGCATAGAAGCGGCGGAACGCGGGCTTTCGGGCTTGGAATTCGCTTACGGTATACCTGGTACGATCGGTGGAGCTGTTTACATGAACGCTGGTGCTTATGGCGGTCAAATTTGTGATGTGATAGATTGGGTTGAGTTTTTTGATGGGGAACGTGTGATGCTTGCAAGCCGCGATCAGCTCTACTTTTCTTATCGCGATAGCGTCTTCAAAAGAAACGGTTGGGTGGTTCTCAGGGTGTGCCTCAGAATGGTCAAATCTGACAGCAAACTGATTCGTTCGAGGATGGAACAAATAATGAGAAAGCGTATCGAAACACAACCACTCGATCTACCGAGCGCAGGAAGTTTTTTTAAACGTCCAAAGCCAAACTTTTACGTAGGGAAAGCCATTGAAGAACTTGGTTTGAAAGGATACAGGATCGGGGATGCGCAAATTTCTACTAAGCACGCAGGCTTCATAGTGAATTTGGGATCTGCGACAGCAAAAGACGTGTTGACTCTCGCTGAGGTTGTGAAGAGACTCGTGCAGGAGAAGTTCAACGTTACCCTAGAACCAGAGGTTGATGTGTGGTAG
- a CDS encoding class I SAM-dependent methyltransferase: protein MNLNDPFANLAESYDSWYETPLGSFIIKEEEKILRDLLPAGEKFLEVGAGTGWWLRRFRYSEVVAIEPSIRMLEIGKKNAPWARWICARGEELPLENESFDVVLLFTVLEFVQDVRKTLSESMRVLKKNGILIVGILNALSSWVALYRRLGDKGTEPWNRARFYTKEDLIELLGMCEAEREAIFLSPNAIPPFEEADVAGRRAGNHGAIYVGSWRKY, encoded by the coding sequence ATGAATCTCAATGATCCTTTTGCAAATCTAGCGGAAAGCTATGATAGTTGGTACGAGACTCCTCTTGGCTCTTTCATCATCAAAGAAGAGGAGAAAATACTTAGAGACCTTTTACCTGCAGGTGAGAAATTTCTCGAAGTTGGAGCTGGCACTGGCTGGTGGTTGAGAAGGTTCAGATACTCAGAAGTCGTCGCGATCGAACCGTCGATACGGATGTTAGAAATTGGGAAAAAGAATGCGCCTTGGGCGAGATGGATCTGTGCCAGGGGAGAAGAATTACCTTTAGAGAATGAAAGCTTTGATGTGGTTCTTCTGTTCACAGTGCTGGAATTTGTTCAAGACGTTCGAAAAACTCTGAGCGAGTCGATGAGGGTTTTAAAAAAGAACGGAATTCTCATAGTTGGTATCCTCAACGCTTTATCCTCATGGGTTGCTCTCTACCGAAGGCTTGGTGATAAGGGTACAGAACCATGGAATCGAGCACGTTTTTATACGAAGGAAGATCTGATTGAACTACTAGGAATGTGCGAGGCCGAAAGGGAAGCTATCTTTCTCTCCCCAAACGCAATACCTCCCTTTGAAGAGGCCGATGTTGCAGGAAGAAGAGCTGGAAACCACGGAGCCATTTATGTGGGTAGCTGGAGAAAATACTAA
- the dnaB gene encoding replicative DNA helicase, which translates to MPLVPPHNLEAEEAVLGSILIDPSVVNDVMEILRSTDFYSKKHQAIFSVMEKLYERGEPIDVLSVCEELKKNGQMKFVGSELDVARLAEAVPTSAHAMHYAKIVRDKSILRSLIVAGRNIVESAYEEREVDEILDEAERVVFDIAESRATKTYDHIGTIMHAVFENLEELRLKSSSLVEPGAVVSGLPTGFRNLDRQTSGFHKSDLIIIAARPSVGKTAFALTIARNMAVKFNLSVGIFSLEMSKEQLAQRLLCSESRVDLHKIRTGYLSDQEWERLTVGASRLYKANIIVDDEPSLDPRTLRAKTRRMKREYNVDAIFVDYLQLMHTRGGSHESRQQEISEISRSLKLLARELNIAVIALSQLSRAVETREEKKPRLSDLRESGAIEQDADTVLFIYREEYYKKTEKLQEPHEAEIIIGKQRNGPIGTVKLMFEPQTASFYEMERVEGE; encoded by the coding sequence GTGCCGCTCGTACCTCCACACAACTTGGAAGCTGAGGAAGCTGTACTCGGTAGTATATTGATCGATCCGAGCGTGGTGAACGATGTGATGGAGATTCTCAGGAGTACCGATTTCTACTCGAAGAAGCATCAGGCGATATTCTCTGTCATGGAGAAACTGTATGAAAGAGGTGAACCCATCGATGTACTCTCAGTTTGTGAGGAATTGAAGAAAAACGGTCAAATGAAGTTTGTTGGAAGCGAGCTTGATGTCGCAAGGCTTGCTGAGGCGGTTCCAACCTCGGCGCATGCGATGCACTACGCTAAGATAGTGCGTGACAAGTCGATTCTTCGAAGTTTGATTGTGGCTGGAAGGAACATCGTTGAATCAGCTTATGAAGAGCGTGAGGTTGACGAAATCCTGGATGAAGCTGAAAGGGTAGTCTTCGATATAGCAGAATCGAGGGCCACGAAAACATACGATCATATAGGCACGATAATGCACGCTGTGTTCGAGAACCTTGAAGAGTTGAGGTTAAAGAGTTCTTCACTCGTTGAACCAGGTGCTGTTGTCAGCGGGTTACCGACTGGTTTTAGAAATTTGGACCGACAAACTTCCGGATTTCACAAATCAGATCTCATCATCATCGCTGCAAGACCTTCAGTTGGCAAAACGGCATTCGCGCTCACCATCGCAAGGAACATGGCTGTCAAGTTTAACCTTTCCGTGGGTATATTCAGCTTAGAAATGTCAAAAGAACAACTCGCACAAAGGCTTTTATGCAGTGAATCGAGAGTCGACTTGCACAAAATAAGAACAGGGTATCTGAGCGATCAGGAATGGGAAAGACTCACGGTGGGCGCTTCGAGATTGTACAAGGCCAACATCATAGTCGATGATGAACCTTCACTGGATCCGAGGACGCTTCGCGCGAAAACAAGGCGAATGAAAAGAGAATACAATGTTGATGCGATTTTTGTTGACTATCTTCAGTTGATGCACACTCGAGGTGGTAGTCACGAAAGTAGACAACAGGAGATATCCGAGATTTCGAGATCTTTGAAATTGCTTGCAAGGGAACTTAACATAGCTGTCATCGCATTATCGCAATTGTCACGGGCTGTAGAGACTCGGGAAGAAAAAAAACCGAGATTGAGTGATTTGAGAGAATCAGGTGCGATAGAACAAGATGCCGACACGGTGTTGTTCATTTATCGTGAAGAGTACTACAAAAAAACCGAGAAACTTCAGGAACCTCACGAAGCGGAAATAATCATAGGTAAGCAAAGAAATGGCCCCATAGGAACTGTGAAACTTATGTTTGAGCCCCAGACAGCATCATTCTATGAGATGGAAAGGGTCGAAGGTGAATGA
- a CDS encoding MBL fold metallo-hydrolase has translation MQLFQIKGLVFRIVTGPIGTNTYLLETDPKIVVDPGYGIGTIVREPCVVLLTHGHFDHVCGLKELNAKKVYISRKDSKHLRDPLLNLSSYFGERFVFDGTIEILTENVLNEGGLEFQIIHAPGHTPGSILLKVSDVIFSGDTIFLDSIGRTDLPSGDEATMVRTLKRLRQIFKSFRPDSMILPGHGEFGTIEYILKYNDFLKEEKE, from the coding sequence TTGCAACTTTTTCAGATCAAAGGTTTGGTGTTCCGCATTGTGACAGGTCCTATAGGGACGAACACTTATCTGTTAGAAACTGATCCTAAAATCGTTGTCGATCCAGGATACGGTATTGGAACGATCGTGAGAGAACCCTGCGTGGTGCTTCTCACACATGGTCATTTCGATCATGTCTGCGGTTTGAAAGAATTGAATGCCAAGAAAGTTTACATTTCCAGGAAGGATTCAAAACATTTGAGAGATCCCCTTTTGAATCTGTCTTCATACTTTGGGGAACGGTTCGTTTTCGATGGAACAATTGAAATCCTCACAGAAAATGTGTTGAATGAGGGTGGATTAGAATTTCAAATTATCCATGCTCCTGGACACACACCAGGTTCGATTCTACTAAAAGTCAGCGATGTGATCTTCAGTGGTGATACAATCTTTTTGGACAGTATTGGTAGAACCGACCTTCCCAGTGGTGATGAAGCGACGATGGTGAGAACCTTGAAACGATTAAGGCAGATCTTCAAAAGTTTTAGACCAGATTCAATGATTCTACCAGGTCATGGGGAGTTTGGAACGATCGAGTACATCTTGAAATACAACGATTTTTTGAAGGAGGAAAAAGAGTGA
- a CDS encoding PIG-L family deacetylase gives MEQFVRKLRSWMKSPDLDTLQKLICVQPHPDDADISMGATVAKLSEKGVKIYYISVTDGSAGTRDESLLGQRLAEIRKKEQEKAGEILGVHELIWLDFEDLGDYSLEQVRSKIVGIIRKIEPDAVFTVDPFAPYEVHPDHIKCGMSVAQAVSLYKLPKLLPGTSSHDVAIVGFFNTPFPNTFYPVERKHLDKKFQAISQHKSQFDEKTLQMLFFYLTEKSKGYALEENKFVEVFKLLPPTALHVMSEAYLL, from the coding sequence GTGGAGCAGTTCGTAAGAAAGTTGAGGAGTTGGATGAAGTCTCCTGATCTGGACACACTTCAGAAACTGATATGCGTCCAACCACATCCAGACGATGCAGATATATCCATGGGTGCGACCGTGGCAAAGCTTTCAGAAAAGGGTGTCAAGATTTACTACATCAGTGTGACAGATGGTAGTGCGGGAACACGTGACGAATCCCTTTTGGGTCAGAGGCTCGCAGAGATCAGGAAAAAAGAACAAGAGAAAGCTGGGGAAATTCTGGGAGTACACGAACTGATCTGGTTAGATTTCGAAGATCTCGGTGATTATTCTTTAGAACAAGTACGCAGCAAAATAGTTGGTATCATTAGAAAGATCGAACCCGACGCGGTATTCACAGTTGATCCGTTCGCACCTTACGAAGTGCACCCAGATCATATAAAATGCGGTATGTCTGTTGCTCAAGCCGTGAGCCTGTATAAACTACCTAAGTTGCTTCCAGGAACTTCGAGCCATGATGTGGCGATCGTGGGATTCTTCAATACTCCTTTTCCAAACACGTTTTACCCTGTCGAGAGAAAACATTTGGATAAGAAATTCCAAGCAATATCACAGCACAAAAGTCAATTCGATGAGAAAACGCTTCAAATGCTATTTTTCTATCTCACAGAGAAAAGCAAAGGATACGCTCTTGAAGAGAATAAATTTGTAGAGGTTTTTAAACTGCTCCCACCGACAGCACTCCATGTAATGAGTGAAGCATACTTGCTTTGA
- a CDS encoding adenosine-specific kinase, with translation MNIEVVQVNIPEGANVIIGHSHFIKTVEDIYEVVMTTNPNMKFGLAFNEASGPCLVRFEGNDQALIDAAIDNAKRIGAGHLFVLIIRNGYPISILNQIKNVQEVCRIFAATANPLQVLVVQTDQGRAVIGVVDGFAVKGVESDKDREWRHNFLRQVTKYKK, from the coding sequence ATGAACATTGAAGTGGTACAAGTCAACATACCTGAGGGTGCAAACGTTATCATAGGTCATTCACATTTTATCAAAACTGTCGAAGACATCTACGAGGTGGTTATGACAACCAATCCCAACATGAAATTTGGTCTCGCTTTCAACGAAGCAAGTGGGCCTTGTTTGGTGAGGTTCGAGGGTAATGATCAAGCACTCATCGACGCGGCAATCGATAATGCAAAAAGGATCGGCGCTGGACACCTCTTTGTCTTGATAATCAGAAATGGTTACCCGATCAGCATACTCAACCAAATCAAGAACGTTCAAGAAGTTTGTAGGATCTTCGCCGCAACTGCCAATCCTTTACAAGTTTTGGTTGTACAGACTGATCAAGGAAGAGCTGTGATAGGTGTCGTGGATGGATTTGCCGTTAAAGGTGTTGAGAGCGATAAGGACAGAGAATGGAGGCATAACTTTCTCAGACAGGTCACTAAATACAAAAAGTAA
- a CDS encoding HAD family hydrolase, with protein MKVFVFDLDGTILVDSHNIHPSNLRAINILLNKNKKIVFASGRMLPSVRKLLKRHFDLEFPVIAYNGSVVWTPQLGKIMELRIDPMRAVEIVEALRELKIHRQAYVNDELVVEENNKEARAYSEHADVELTFTDDLAKLVAKCGATKLLAIAEPERLDMIIPVLRRTFPDVLIFKSFSNYLDFVPSQTDKGRALKLLAERLGFDLSETMAFGDNDNDVPLFKCAGLSVAVRNGTKALKEVADVIVDENFLGGPGNFVLDLLELGLLD; from the coding sequence TTGAAGGTTTTCGTGTTCGATTTGGACGGAACAATCCTCGTTGATTCGCACAATATTCATCCTTCAAACTTGAGAGCTATAAACATTTTGTTGAATAAAAACAAAAAGATCGTTTTTGCCAGTGGGAGAATGCTCCCATCCGTTCGGAAGTTATTGAAACGCCATTTCGACCTAGAATTTCCAGTGATAGCGTACAATGGTTCTGTGGTATGGACACCTCAGTTGGGAAAGATAATGGAACTCAGAATCGATCCAATGCGGGCAGTGGAAATAGTTGAGGCTCTCAGAGAGTTGAAAATACACAGGCAAGCCTATGTGAACGATGAACTCGTCGTCGAGGAAAACAATAAAGAAGCAAGAGCTTACAGTGAGCACGCCGATGTAGAACTCACATTCACAGATGATCTAGCAAAACTAGTGGCAAAGTGCGGTGCAACAAAGTTACTCGCTATTGCTGAGCCAGAGAGATTAGACATGATAATTCCTGTACTGAGGAGAACTTTTCCAGATGTTCTCATCTTCAAATCTTTTAGCAATTATCTTGACTTTGTTCCGTCTCAAACAGACAAAGGGCGCGCACTGAAACTACTTGCCGAGAGATTGGGATTCGATCTTTCAGAAACAATGGCGTTCGGAGATAACGATAATGATGTACCCTTGTTCAAGTGTGCTGGGCTCAGCGTGGCTGTGCGAAACGGAACTAAAGCTTTAAAGGAGGTGGCAGACGTCATTGTGGATGAAAATTTTCTTGGTGGTCCTGGTAACTTCGTGCTTGATTTGCTCGAACTCGGTCTACTCGATTGA
- the ispF gene encoding 2-C-methyl-D-erythritol 2,4-cyclodiphosphate synthase, with translation MNFRVGIGTDRHPVKKSGRMVLGGVVVSEDIGLEGHSDADVVCHALIDALLGATGMGDIGEYFDQSENWRGASSLLMLERVYDLLKEDGWSIVNVDVTVICGLLKLSSYRNKMVETLSRALKTSVEVINIKFKSANNLGFEVNEGVSAIAICLVSRKSTS, from the coding sequence ATGAATTTCAGAGTGGGTATTGGTACTGACAGACATCCTGTCAAGAAATCTGGACGGATGGTTCTAGGCGGGGTAGTTGTGAGTGAAGATATTGGGCTCGAAGGTCATTCCGATGCAGATGTTGTTTGTCATGCTTTAATAGATGCACTCCTTGGAGCTACTGGTATGGGAGATATAGGTGAATATTTCGACCAGAGTGAAAACTGGCGCGGTGCTTCGAGTTTGCTCATGCTCGAGCGAGTGTATGATCTGCTGAAAGAAGATGGTTGGTCGATCGTGAACGTAGATGTGACTGTGATTTGTGGATTGTTGAAACTGTCGTCTTACAGAAATAAAATGGTGGAAACATTGTCAAGAGCTTTGAAGACCTCGGTAGAAGTCATCAACATTAAGTTCAAAAGTGCCAACAATTTGGGTTTCGAAGTGAACGAAGGCGTTTCAGCAATAGCGATCTGTTTAGTATCAAGGAAGTCTACCAGTTGA
- a CDS encoding phospholipase D-like domain-containing protein: MSFAFQLVFTPLQSTDWLCELVDKASWRVYVCTYSLNEENLLSALFKASQRGVEVKIMFETGVAPPGARIKVDVENSLLHLKFIVIDERVLFGSANFTQNGLKNSLNDLLLVEDSLVASQFADLFESIWNGEVKRITIEQDGLMVKNFHLEELLLEELSKARKTVDIAMYALTHPKVWALLKILASRKVKVRLLVDRWFLDSSTLKDLPKSCIELRVFKDLTLHTKFFIIDGRTVISGSANATKSGYAKNAELMMILKRKDLVKEYVEFFEKIWREGVEP, from the coding sequence TTGTCGTTTGCTTTTCAACTCGTGTTCACACCGCTCCAGTCCACGGACTGGCTGTGCGAATTGGTAGATAAGGCTTCGTGGCGTGTGTATGTGTGCACTTATTCTCTGAACGAAGAGAACTTGCTGTCAGCACTGTTCAAAGCTTCTCAACGTGGTGTAGAAGTAAAGATAATGTTCGAAACAGGTGTGGCGCCACCTGGTGCACGTATAAAAGTAGATGTCGAAAACTCCCTGTTGCATTTGAAATTCATTGTCATAGATGAAAGAGTCTTGTTCGGCTCTGCGAATTTCACTCAAAACGGTCTGAAAAATTCTCTGAACGATCTTTTGCTCGTTGAGGATTCACTAGTAGCTTCACAGTTTGCTGACTTGTTCGAATCCATCTGGAACGGAGAGGTGAAACGAATCACAATAGAGCAGGATGGTCTGATGGTGAAAAATTTTCATCTTGAAGAACTTTTGCTTGAAGAGCTTTCCAAAGCTAGAAAAACTGTGGATATAGCCATGTACGCTCTGACACATCCGAAAGTCTGGGCTTTATTGAAGATCCTTGCAAGTAGGAAAGTCAAAGTCAGGTTGCTCGTCGATCGATGGTTTCTAGATTCCTCCACATTGAAGGACCTGCCAAAATCTTGCATAGAATTGAGGGTTTTCAAAGATCTCACATTGCATACGAAATTTTTTATAATCGACGGGCGAACAGTTATAAGCGGTTCAGCCAATGCTACGAAAAGTGGTTATGCAAAGAACGCTGAGTTGATGATGATACTTAAACGTAAAGATCTGGTCAAAGAGTACGTGGAATTCTTCGAGAAAATATGGCGGGAGGGAGTTGAACCTTGA